From a single Cyprinus carpio isolate SPL01 chromosome A3, ASM1834038v1, whole genome shotgun sequence genomic region:
- the LOC122137797 gene encoding uncharacterized protein LOC122137797 isoform X2 codes for MEKLQRQHVNQGKSIKCLREEWPFWFDELGMSVHFKELTGIDLKKTFTRNSLSYFEEESMFFHVEDRFLAEEVQLEQVPLTPAVIVCGQSCYSSKRYMLSLDQNLINTNISSFISALCLMFRSYCFNIYYPSELASTLEFLQRCFFSINPEKGTKVQNKNSKRPLNLNPRVLTLIQELSDHEWR; via the exons ATGGAAAAACTCCAG CGTCAACATGTCAACCAGGGAAAAAGTATCAAATGCCTTAGAGAGGAGTGGCCGTTTTGGTTTGATGAACTTGGCATGTCAGTCCACTTCAAGGAACTCACTGGGATTGACCTCAAAAAGACATTCACACGAAATTCACTCAGCTACTTTGAGGAGGAGTCCATGTTCTTCCATGTAGAAGATAGATTTCTGGCAGAAGAGGTCCAACTGGAGCAAGTGCCTCTGACCCCCGCTGTTATTGTCTGTG GACAGTCCTGCTATTCCTCAAAAAGGTACATGCTGAGTCTGGATCAGAACCTAATCAACACAAACATCTCCTCATTCATTTCTGCATTGTGCCTCATGTTCAGGAGCTACTGTTTTAATATCTATTATCCATCTGAGCTAGCTTCAACTCTGGAGTTTCTTCAAAG GTGTTTTTTCTCAATAAACCCAGAAAAGGGAACCAAAGTACAGAATAAAAACTCCAAGCGTCCTCTCAACTTGAACCCTCGAGTCCTCACCCTGATACAGGAACTCTCCGATCACGAGTGGCGTTAA
- the LOC122137797 gene encoding uncharacterized protein LOC122137797 isoform X1 has product MEKLQVMFQRSDANPEEVKCLMKSMFYTQRQHVNQGKSIKCLREEWPFWFDELGMSVHFKELTGIDLKKTFTRNSLSYFEEESMFFHVEDRFLAEEVQLEQVPLTPAVIVCGQSCYSSKRYMLSLDQNLINTNISSFISALCLMFRSYCFNIYYPSELASTLEFLQRCFFSINPEKGTKVQNKNSKRPLNLNPRVLTLIQELSDHEWR; this is encoded by the exons ATGGAAAAACTCCAGGTGATGTTCCAACGCTCTGATGCCAATCCAGAGGAGGTAAAATGTCTAATGAAGTCCATGTTTTACACACAGCGTCAACATGTCAACCAGGGAAAAAGTATCAAATGCCTTAGAGAGGAGTGGCCGTTTTGGTTTGATGAACTTGGCATGTCAGTCCACTTCAAGGAACTCACTGGGATTGACCTCAAAAAGACATTCACACGAAATTCACTCAGCTACTTTGAGGAGGAGTCCATGTTCTTCCATGTAGAAGATAGATTTCTGGCAGAAGAGGTCCAACTGGAGCAAGTGCCTCTGACCCCCGCTGTTATTGTCTGTG GACAGTCCTGCTATTCCTCAAAAAGGTACATGCTGAGTCTGGATCAGAACCTAATCAACACAAACATCTCCTCATTCATTTCTGCATTGTGCCTCATGTTCAGGAGCTACTGTTTTAATATCTATTATCCATCTGAGCTAGCTTCAACTCTGGAGTTTCTTCAAAG GTGTTTTTTCTCAATAAACCCAGAAAAGGGAACCAAAGTACAGAATAAAAACTCCAAGCGTCCTCTCAACTTGAACCCTCGAGTCCTCACCCTGATACAGGAACTCTCCGATCACGAGTGGCGTTAA